Proteins from a genomic interval of Clostridium scatologenes:
- a CDS encoding DUF2974 domain-containing protein has translation MDFSLDIGELTATIREYENVIKDLEEQKENINKAIKVLTDLGWSGEAKDKFMENHIKKQEFYTKLIEDIKYEKNALENEEKPRAIQLKKRCEGFEDCIKRSAGGASLTNDDTGIISLQYGGQFPINNNVDECTNDYYRKMNSKFVEILSLINSLTFTTFPITGDVESAETSLRNQTTSLTEFDTSFNTYCSGVRDMEENICSVFSKISGITQGISQIRGMSIISESGQVDKNKVIELMLKDPGKLTTEEKQMLEYVKVVLGEDECKKLLNSVQGPTLEEAAELADHVYFTKTVEEAKKDELLGGWKLDYVEEPDIDKYSVKIGVYKRIKPNGEVEYALVNRGSRDFAKYWKKDWKNNAQQVVGASDDMKLSMKYAKIFVKYHPGANITFVGHSKGGAEAVANAIETNQNCIVFNPAAVAVEANGLSKEKAAYKGNMTSYIVKGEVINDFDSKIVKPIDKVVYLPEQYHNMDYNPGHMWDNAVANHLMPAVKAAITEKEKKEQGKGEN, from the coding sequence ATGGACTTTAGTTTAGATATAGGTGAGTTAACTGCAACAATAAGGGAATATGAAAATGTAATAAAAGATTTAGAAGAGCAAAAAGAAAACATAAACAAAGCAATTAAAGTACTTACTGACTTAGGATGGTCAGGTGAAGCAAAAGATAAATTTATGGAAAATCATATTAAAAAGCAGGAGTTTTATACAAAGTTAATAGAAGACATAAAATATGAGAAAAATGCTTTAGAAAATGAAGAAAAACCAAGAGCAATTCAATTAAAGAAAAGATGTGAGGGCTTTGAAGATTGTATAAAAAGAAGTGCTGGAGGAGCATCACTTACAAATGACGATACAGGGATTATTTCACTTCAATATGGAGGGCAATTTCCAATAAACAACAATGTTGATGAATGTACAAATGATTATTATAGAAAGATGAATTCCAAATTTGTAGAAATACTAAGTTTGATAAACAGCTTGACCTTTACAACATTTCCTATAACAGGAGATGTTGAAAGTGCAGAAACTTCGCTTAGAAATCAAACAACAAGTTTGACAGAGTTTGATACTTCATTTAATACATATTGCAGCGGTGTAAGAGACATGGAAGAAAATATATGCTCAGTATTTTCGAAAATATCAGGGATAACTCAAGGAATATCTCAAATTAGAGGTATGTCCATTATCTCAGAAAGTGGACAAGTAGATAAGAATAAAGTAATAGAATTAATGTTAAAGGATCCAGGAAAGTTAACAACAGAAGAAAAACAAATGCTAGAATATGTAAAAGTTGTTTTAGGAGAAGATGAATGTAAGAAATTACTTAATAGTGTTCAGGGACCTACATTAGAAGAAGCAGCAGAGCTAGCAGATCATGTTTATTTTACCAAAACTGTTGAAGAAGCAAAAAAAGATGAATTACTTGGTGGATGGAAATTAGATTATGTTGAAGAACCAGATATAGACAAGTACAGTGTAAAAATAGGTGTATATAAAAGAATCAAACCTAATGGAGAAGTAGAATATGCATTGGTTAATAGAGGTTCTAGAGATTTTGCAAAGTATTGGAAAAAAGATTGGAAGAATAATGCGCAACAAGTTGTTGGAGCGTCAGATGATATGAAATTATCAATGAAATATGCAAAGATATTTGTAAAATATCATCCAGGTGCAAATATAACATTTGTTGGTCATTCAAAAGGTGGAGCAGAAGCTGTTGCCAATGCAATAGAGACAAATCAAAATTGCATAGTGTTCAATCCGGCAGCAGTTGCTGTAGAAGCTAATGGATTAAGCAAAGAAAAAGCAGCATATAAAGGAAATATGACTTCATATATTGTGAAAGGTGAAGTTATAAATGACTTTGATAGTAAGATAGTAAAACCAATAGATAAGGTAGTTTATTTACCAGAACAATATCATAATATGGATTACAATCCTGGACATATGTGGGACAATGCAGTTGCCAACCATTTAATGCCAGCAGTAAAAGCTGCAATAACGGAAAAAGAGAAAAAGGAACAAGGTAAAGGAGAAAATTAA
- a CDS encoding WXG100 family type VII secretion target, with the protein MSDQIRISPERMIERSRDYHQEAEKINEVINRMTSLISELQTEWEGQASASFANQFNELRPSFVNMHDLVETISHQLQQTGSAMQERDQEIASQFGVK; encoded by the coding sequence ATGTCAGATCAAATTAGAATTTCACCAGAACGTATGATAGAAAGATCAAGAGACTATCATCAAGAAGCAGAAAAAATTAATGAGGTGATTAATAGAATGACTTCATTAATATCAGAATTACAAACTGAATGGGAAGGACAAGCAAGTGCAAGCTTTGCCAATCAATTTAATGAATTAAGACCAAGTTTTGTAAATATGCATGATCTTGTAGAAACTATTTCACATCAATTACAACAAACTGGATCAGCAATGCAAGAAAGAGATCAAGAGATAGCTTCACAATTTGGAGTTAAATAA
- a CDS encoding type VII secretion protein EssB/YukC has product MKENEFEKVVKLSELNAKRDSEINKLTYENTYLIPCKAKVEGEEVKFTYDLNELKPFSEIKNRRIVEKLRFLINVSGILEIAEEYSFKLETDNIYYDYNYIPKIKDRDIRLEAEVIDYKDLVLQYKSLIADVLNKKYSYKDFYNGGMDLMKNNKKIKKYVFFENIEEIKNELLEDLKIQEKEDKEKYIEIKLRNHKIRKYSIWAMSLAIAGLMVYTVYSAVFLVPFERKVIKANSYYMKQDYEGVIKCFENTRGLKLDNESKYKLAYSYVMSQNLAENKKKNIIATLNDKSDESILDYWIAIGKLKYDDAIDSAKKVQDDELLLYALLNKQKYVQDNNKMTGEEKQKAQDGLQSQIEKLTKKLNIGEEAKKNKAKDSTTTDAGKNKAAGGDKPNESGSGINLAPGK; this is encoded by the coding sequence ATGAAAGAAAATGAATTTGAAAAAGTAGTTAAGTTATCAGAGCTTAATGCTAAAAGAGATAGTGAAATTAATAAGCTAACTTATGAAAACACATATTTAATTCCATGCAAAGCAAAGGTTGAAGGTGAAGAAGTAAAGTTTACATATGATTTAAACGAATTGAAGCCTTTTAGTGAAATAAAAAATAGAAGAATTGTTGAAAAGTTGAGATTTTTAATAAATGTCAGTGGTATTTTAGAAATAGCAGAGGAATATTCATTTAAATTAGAAACAGATAACATCTATTATGATTATAACTATATTCCTAAAATCAAGGATAGAGATATAAGGTTAGAGGCTGAGGTTATAGATTATAAAGATTTAGTTTTACAGTATAAAAGTTTAATTGCAGATGTACTTAATAAAAAGTATTCATATAAGGACTTTTATAATGGCGGCATGGATTTGATGAAAAATAATAAAAAAATTAAGAAGTATGTGTTCTTTGAAAATATTGAAGAAATTAAAAATGAACTTTTAGAAGATTTAAAAATACAAGAAAAAGAAGATAAAGAAAAGTACATAGAAATAAAATTAAGGAATCATAAGATAAGAAAATATAGTATATGGGCAATGAGTTTAGCAATAGCTGGATTAATGGTTTATACAGTTTATTCAGCAGTATTTTTAGTTCCTTTTGAGAGAAAGGTGATTAAGGCTAATAGCTATTATATGAAACAAGATTATGAAGGTGTAATAAAATGTTTTGAAAACACAAGAGGCTTAAAACTTGACAATGAATCAAAATATAAGCTTGCATATTCATATGTAATGTCACAAAATCTCGCAGAAAATAAAAAGAAGAATATAATAGCTACATTAAATGATAAGAGTGATGAAAGTATTTTAGATTATTGGATTGCCATAGGAAAATTAAAATATGATGATGCAATAGATTCCGCTAAAAAAGTACAGGATGATGAATTGCTTTTATATGCTCTTTTAAATAAACAAAAGTATGTACAAGATAATAATAAGATGACTGGAGAAGAAAAACAAAAAGCACAAGATGGCTTGCAATCTCAAATAGAAAAATTGACTAAAAAACTAAATATAGGAGAAGAGGCTAAAAAAAATAAAGCAAAAGATTCAACTACTACTGATGCAGGTAAAAATAAAGCTGCAGGCGGAGATAAACCAAATGAATCAGGAAGCGGAATAAATTTAGCTCCAGGTAAGTAG
- a CDS encoding ankyrin repeat domain-containing protein, with protein sequence MGKKSFFIVSILIIIACSLGSCYLSRERSNKSDEEGNKMYNVGIYKDTPAWELALAVRDEKTKTIEKIVKDNSKLLNYQDPKDGVTLLLWAVGTERYKSAEALLKCGADPNIASTNTGETPLFTAAGYSWIDNDYKKDDKYVKLLLKYGANPNKNNMKENKSGYTKTVIDPGESPLMNSIGCGIEKTKDLVEGGADINHKSKSGRTAAIAALESIGPNAVTSENIQYAYYLIVEKKAKIVEPYYRPDGVAISGDNPNDKFYPVDLLRDCIPKLESKEYKMKMEIVKEFANQGVNYWDTKIPKNRLSQIKKLYPDTWEEYIKKY encoded by the coding sequence ATGGGTAAAAAAAGTTTTTTTATTGTATCAATTTTAATTATTATAGCTTGTTCTTTAGGTTCATGTTATTTGTCTAGGGAAAGAAGCAATAAAAGCGATGAGGAGGGAAATAAGATGTATAATGTAGGTATTTATAAAGATACTCCAGCATGGGAATTAGCACTAGCAGTAAGAGATGAAAAAACTAAAACTATAGAAAAAATAGTAAAAGATAATTCTAAATTATTAAATTATCAGGATCCCAAAGATGGTGTGACCTTATTATTATGGGCAGTAGGTACAGAAAGGTATAAATCAGCAGAAGCATTATTAAAGTGTGGTGCAGATCCCAATATAGCTTCAACGAATACTGGAGAAACGCCACTTTTTACAGCAGCAGGCTATTCTTGGATAGATAATGATTATAAGAAGGATGATAAATATGTAAAATTATTGTTAAAGTATGGTGCTAATCCAAATAAAAATAATATGAAAGAGAATAAATCTGGTTACACAAAAACAGTAATTGATCCTGGAGAAAGTCCATTGATGAACTCAATTGGATGTGGAATTGAGAAAACAAAAGATTTGGTGGAAGGCGGCGCTGATATTAATCATAAAAGCAAAAGTGGACGTACTGCTGCAATTGCTGCATTAGAAAGTATAGGACCTAACGCGGTTACTTCAGAAAACATACAATATGCTTATTATTTAATTGTTGAGAAAAAAGCAAAAATTGTTGAGCCATATTATAGACCTGATGGTGTTGCCATATCTGGAGATAACCCTAATGATAAATTTTATCCAGTTGATTTATTGAGAGATTGCATTCCTAAATTAGAATCGAAAGAATATAAGATGAAGATGGAAATCGTTAAGGAATTTGCCAATCAAGGAGTAAATTATTGGGATACTAAGATTCCTAAGAATAGGTTATCACAGATTAAAAAACTTTATCCGGATACTTGGGAAGAATATATAAAGAAATATTAG
- the essC gene encoding type VII secretion protein EssC codes for MYYRNSVLFFEDDIVREIPCDKKIYISEQFKIGTKEENIGSIACCNENNIAILNIGENEIKLKPYERYVCEYRKNLSIVYFINDRKKVSIKRKGFITIGSLKESSIYLKTTKELKLRLEKNRLYRLTEQEIYVNGKLVKENLIVLREDDLILIDRIKIAYHKDVLCIEGDLASYETSLHTMDLEETKFEGFPEYKRSPRIIKECPTETVDFKNPPSKGERRKGQLARIIVPPIVMLIITVIISIVSPRGIYIIMSVAAMGMSAVFSITSYISDKEEEKRKNKLRKEVYDKYLLNLRKKLDSLRKEQMEALNYHNPTLKQIEKMIEFYSSRIYERTYTDEDFLSIAIGNTDIESSYQMKFSNESIQLEKDELLDEVNEVYNEFSIVKDMPVAIDLKKAHFGLVGEKKYVHEQLNLIFAELTVFQSYNDLEIILIHNEKYRENFEWLRWYPHFKISAINVRGLIDTEVVRDQVLSSVSKILKDREIKSTENQDKIRFTPYYLFVIDEPSLILNHSIMEYLQKHDSKLDFSIIYTSQFKANLPENIRTILKIDNYESGTLVIDKGILVNKKVKLNHVDVELDNLSRRLACLKHVKGMRNQIPESITFFEMYNVNNPKEIGIENLWIKNQAYKTLAVPLGVRGKKDYVYLNLHEKAHGPHGLIAGTTGSGKSEIVQSYILSLAVNFHPYEVGFLLIDYKGGGMASLFKNLPHLLGTITNLDGSESMRAMASIKSELARRQQIFNRYEVNHINQYNKLFKNGEAEEPMPHLFLISDEFAELKKEQPDFMRELVSAARIGRSLGIHLILATQKPSGVVDDQIWSNSKFKLALKVQNESDSNEIIKTPDAAKITEPGRAYLQVGNNEIYELFQSAWSGATYENHEDDDSIDDRVYLINHIGQGQLLNNDLSSGAEDLNLKATELDVTVDYINKLFNRLQLPMVKKPWLPPLETKITSPHINEDNIVDVAEFKKLDTNVSIGIVDIPENQSQDEYKLNFSKEGNFVIFSSAGFGKTTTLTTIMLSLAVKNSPQNLQFFVLDFGNSGLIPMKELPHTRDYIKFDDFVKFQKMCKIIDQEAKKRKRLLGEESVANFTMYNEVSDEKLPALFIIIDNYDVIKEFGIEAEDFIMKITRDGAGIGIFTIVTASRQNAIKFAVLNNFKNKMTHYLFDETEARTIIGKGNYTLSDIPGRAMVKLENINIMQVYCGVDFQNELEYANKILTMVEKMKALYTGDKVEGIRMLPEILTISKLKEFADEKKYKNKIPVGLDAENVGTQFIELDGGFKLVIGGAQTGKTNVLKIMLSLRKNTETYVFDSKSGELYPYKNEVNKYVTSQDEQREFLYKIKEIIDERKSEFDKRRAEEPGLMPKIYYASLNPIMVLIDDCDNFTLEINLIKDLPVKEIIEEASSIGITFIASVQGNGLKGYDDVTKIFKKSIDAIILGNPNDQTVIANYTKSPQIASDLGYMYSKGKMQLIKMPKVK; via the coding sequence ATGTATTATCGAAACAGTGTATTATTTTTTGAAGATGATATAGTAAGGGAGATTCCATGTGATAAAAAAATATATATTTCAGAACAGTTTAAAATAGGAACTAAAGAAGAAAACATTGGAAGTATAGCTTGCTGTAATGAAAATAATATAGCCATATTGAATATTGGAGAAAATGAGATAAAATTAAAACCCTATGAAAGATATGTGTGTGAATATAGAAAAAATTTATCAATTGTTTATTTTATAAATGATAGAAAGAAAGTATCAATAAAGAGAAAGGGTTTTATTACCATTGGAAGCTTAAAAGAAAGCAGCATCTATTTAAAAACCACTAAAGAACTAAAGTTAAGGTTAGAAAAAAATAGATTATATAGACTTACAGAACAAGAGATTTATGTGAATGGAAAGTTAGTAAAAGAAAATCTAATTGTTTTGAGGGAAGATGATCTAATCTTAATTGATAGAATTAAGATTGCATATCATAAAGATGTGTTATGTATTGAAGGAGATTTGGCTTCATATGAAACTTCTCTTCATACTATGGATTTAGAAGAAACGAAATTTGAAGGCTTTCCTGAATATAAGCGATCACCTAGAATAATTAAAGAATGTCCAACTGAAACAGTAGACTTTAAAAATCCACCAAGCAAAGGGGAAAGAAGAAAAGGACAGCTGGCAAGAATTATAGTACCACCAATAGTAATGTTAATAATAACTGTCATTATAAGCATAGTGAGTCCTAGAGGGATATACATTATCATGAGTGTTGCTGCAATGGGAATGAGTGCTGTGTTTTCCATAACATCTTATATAAGTGATAAAGAAGAAGAGAAAAGAAAAAATAAGCTTAGAAAAGAAGTATATGATAAATATTTGTTAAATCTTAGAAAAAAATTAGACAGCTTAAGAAAAGAACAAATGGAAGCTTTAAATTATCATAATCCTACATTAAAGCAAATAGAAAAGATGATAGAATTCTATAGCAGCAGAATATATGAACGTACATATACCGATGAGGATTTTTTAAGTATAGCAATAGGAAATACTGATATAGAATCAAGTTATCAGATGAAGTTTTCTAATGAATCTATACAACTTGAAAAAGATGAATTATTAGATGAAGTCAATGAAGTTTACAATGAGTTTAGCATAGTGAAAGATATGCCTGTTGCTATTGATTTAAAAAAGGCCCACTTTGGATTAGTTGGAGAGAAGAAATATGTACATGAGCAACTAAACCTTATATTTGCGGAGCTTACAGTATTTCAGAGCTATAATGATCTGGAAATAATATTAATACATAATGAAAAATATAGGGAAAACTTTGAGTGGTTAAGATGGTATCCTCATTTTAAAATAAGTGCTATAAATGTTAGAGGGCTTATAGATACAGAGGTAGTGAGGGATCAAGTACTTAGTAGCGTTTCTAAAATACTAAAGGATAGAGAAATAAAAAGTACTGAAAATCAGGACAAAATAAGATTTACACCATATTATCTATTTGTTATTGATGAGCCAAGTTTAATATTAAATCATTCCATAATGGAATATTTACAAAAACATGACTCTAAATTAGACTTTTCAATAATATATACAAGCCAGTTTAAGGCTAATTTACCTGAAAACATTAGAACAATATTAAAAATTGACAATTATGAATCTGGAACTCTTGTAATAGATAAAGGAATTCTAGTAAATAAAAAAGTTAAACTCAATCATGTAGATGTAGAGTTAGATAATTTATCTAGAAGATTAGCTTGTTTAAAACATGTTAAAGGAATGAGAAATCAAATTCCAGAAAGCATAACATTTTTTGAAATGTACAATGTCAATAATCCTAAAGAGATAGGAATAGAAAATTTATGGATAAAGAATCAAGCATATAAAACTTTAGCAGTACCTTTAGGTGTAAGAGGCAAAAAAGATTATGTATATTTAAATCTTCATGAAAAGGCTCATGGACCTCATGGGCTTATAGCAGGTACTACAGGATCAGGAAAAAGTGAAATAGTACAGTCATATATTTTATCCTTAGCGGTAAATTTTCACCCTTATGAGGTTGGATTTTTATTAATTGATTATAAGGGTGGAGGTATGGCTAGTTTATTTAAAAATTTACCTCATTTGTTAGGTACAATTACGAACTTAGATGGATCTGAAAGTATGAGAGCTATGGCATCTATAAAGAGTGAATTAGCGAGAAGACAGCAGATATTTAATAGATATGAAGTAAATCATATTAATCAATACAATAAGCTATTTAAAAATGGTGAAGCTGAAGAACCAATGCCTCATTTGTTTTTAATTTCAGATGAATTTGCAGAATTAAAAAAGGAACAACCCGATTTTATGAGGGAATTAGTTAGTGCTGCTCGTATTGGAAGAAGTTTGGGAATTCATTTAATACTTGCAACACAAAAGCCATCAGGTGTAGTTGATGACCAAATATGGAGTAACTCAAAGTTTAAATTAGCATTAAAAGTTCAGAATGAATCAGATAGTAATGAAATCATAAAAACACCAGATGCAGCCAAAATAACTGAACCTGGACGAGCATACTTACAGGTTGGAAATAATGAAATTTATGAATTATTTCAATCAGCTTGGAGTGGAGCAACATATGAAAATCACGAAGATGATGATTCAATAGATGATAGAGTATATCTCATTAATCATATAGGACAAGGCCAACTCCTTAATAATGATTTAAGCAGTGGTGCTGAAGATTTAAATCTTAAAGCAACAGAACTAGATGTAACTGTTGATTATATAAATAAATTATTCAACAGATTACAATTGCCAATGGTAAAAAAACCATGGCTACCACCATTAGAAACTAAAATTACTTCGCCTCATATTAATGAAGATAATATAGTTGATGTAGCAGAATTTAAAAAACTAGATACTAATGTCAGTATTGGTATTGTAGATATACCAGAAAATCAATCACAAGATGAATATAAATTAAATTTTTCAAAGGAAGGGAATTTTGTTATATTTTCATCAGCTGGATTTGGAAAAACTACAACATTGACAACAATTATGTTATCACTGGCAGTTAAAAATTCACCACAAAATCTGCAATTTTTTGTTTTGGACTTTGGTAATTCGGGGCTAATACCAATGAAAGAGTTGCCTCATACGAGAGATTATATCAAATTTGATGATTTTGTTAAATTCCAAAAAATGTGCAAGATAATAGACCAGGAAGCAAAGAAGAGAAAAAGGCTTTTAGGTGAAGAAAGTGTGGCCAATTTTACTATGTATAATGAGGTAAGTGATGAAAAATTACCAGCTTTATTTATCATAATAGATAATTATGATGTAATAAAGGAGTTTGGAATAGAAGCAGAAGACTTCATTATGAAAATAACAAGAGATGGCGCTGGTATAGGAATATTTACCATAGTAACAGCTTCTCGTCAGAATGCGATTAAATTTGCAGTGCTAAATAACTTTAAAAATAAAATGACACACTATCTGTTTGATGAAACTGAAGCTAGAACTATTATAGGAAAGGGCAATTATACATTATCGGATATACCAGGAAGAGCTATGGTTAAACTGGAAAATATTAATATAATGCAGGTCTACTGTGGAGTTGATTTTCAAAATGAGCTAGAATATGCAAATAAAATATTAACAATGGTAGAAAAAATGAAAGCTCTATATACTGGAGACAAAGTAGAAGGTATAAGAATGTTGCCGGAAATTCTTACAATCAGCAAACTTAAAGAATTTGCAGATGAAAAGAAATATAAAAATAAAATTCCAGTAGGACTAGATGCAGAAAATGTAGGAACTCAATTTATTGAATTAGATGGAGGATTTAAATTAGTAATAGGAGGGGCTCAAACTGGTAAGACAAATGTTCTAAAAATAATGCTTTCATTAAGAAAAAATACTGAAACCTATGTGTTTGATTCTAAAAGTGGAGAGCTTTATCCATATAAAAATGAAGTTAATAAATATGTTACATCACAAGATGAACAAAGAGAATTTTTGTATAAGATCAAGGAAATAATTGATGAGAGAAAATCTGAATTTGATAAACGTAGAGCAGAAGAACCAGGATTGATGCCAAAAATATACTATGCTTCATTAAATCCTATTATGGTATTAATAGATGATTGTGACAATTTCACATTAGAAATAAACTTAATCAAAGATTTGCCTGTAAAAGAAATAATAGAAGAGGCAAGTAGTATAGGTATAACGTTTATAGCCAGTGTTCAAGGAAATGGTCTTAAAGGATATGATGATGTAACTAAAATATTTAAAAAATCTATAGATGCAATTATTTTAGGCAATCCAAATGATCAAACTGTAATTGCAAATTATACTAAAAGTCCACAAATAGCTTCAGACTTAGGGTATATGTATAGCAAAGGCAAAATGCAGTTGATTAAAATGCCTAAAGTGAAATAA
- the pyk gene encoding pyruvate kinase translates to MQKTKMIFTIGPASDTEEVLSKLIEAGMSASRHNFSHGDHQEHGERIELVKKLRKKYNKQIGIILDTKGPEIRTGYFPEKVELVEGTNYTIVCGEDVNGDATRCNLSYRELYKDVKPGDMILMADGLIGMEVQEVKGTDIHCIIRNSGMITTKKNANVPNVKTNLPSFTEKDVEDLKFGCEIGVDYVAASFIRKAADVLAIRKLLEQFGGHDIQIISKIENQEGVDNIDEIIKFSDGIMVARGDMGSEIPIERVPSAQKMIIEKCNKAGKFVVTATQMLDSMERNPRPTRAEASDVANAILDGTDAVMLSGESANGKWPVEAAQTMSRIAKEAESTIKYKETLNKMKDSHIYTVANAISLATCTTASELNASAIITATQSGYTARMVSKYRTASPIIAVTPSDRVARGLALNWGVFPICAQKMNSTDELIEKSVEMSLKTGYVKKGDLVVIAAGIPVSYSGTTNMLKVHIVGDILVQGRGAGTKPGYGNVKIVKSAKEADEIIEKGDILVVKSLDREYISVLNRVAGVIGEEGGLTSHLAIECISSEIPIICNAGGATEVLKTGAFITMDVVRGIVYNGRTNVM, encoded by the coding sequence ATGCAAAAGACTAAAATGATTTTTACAATTGGACCAGCAAGTGACACAGAAGAGGTTTTGTCAAAGTTAATTGAAGCTGGAATGAGTGCTTCAAGACATAATTTTTCCCATGGTGATCATCAAGAACATGGAGAAAGAATAGAGTTAGTAAAAAAGTTGAGAAAAAAATATAATAAGCAAATAGGAATAATACTTGATACTAAAGGACCTGAAATAAGAACAGGATATTTTCCAGAAAAAGTAGAATTAGTTGAAGGTACAAATTATACAATAGTTTGTGGTGAAGATGTAAATGGAGATGCTACAAGATGTAATTTAAGTTATCGTGAATTATATAAAGATGTTAAACCAGGAGATATGATATTAATGGCTGATGGTTTAATTGGTATGGAGGTTCAAGAAGTTAAAGGAACTGATATACATTGTATTATAAGAAACAGTGGAATGATAACTACTAAAAAAAATGCCAATGTACCAAATGTAAAAACTAACCTTCCTTCTTTTACAGAAAAGGATGTTGAGGATTTAAAATTTGGTTGTGAAATAGGTGTTGATTATGTAGCAGCATCTTTCATAAGAAAAGCGGCCGATGTTTTAGCTATAAGAAAATTATTGGAACAATTTGGTGGACATGATATACAAATAATCTCTAAGATAGAAAATCAAGAAGGTGTTGATAACATCGATGAGATAATTAAATTCTCAGATGGTATAATGGTTGCCAGAGGAGATATGGGATCAGAAATTCCAATAGAAAGAGTCCCATCAGCTCAAAAAATGATAATTGAAAAATGTAATAAGGCTGGTAAGTTTGTTGTAACAGCTACACAAATGTTAGATTCAATGGAAAGAAATCCTAGGCCAACTAGGGCAGAAGCTTCAGATGTAGCTAATGCAATATTAGATGGTACTGATGCTGTAATGTTAAGTGGTGAGTCAGCAAATGGAAAATGGCCTGTAGAAGCTGCTCAAACAATGTCTAGAATAGCTAAAGAAGCTGAGTCCACAATAAAATATAAAGAAACATTAAATAAAATGAAGGATTCTCATATTTATACTGTGGCAAATGCTATAAGTTTAGCTACTTGTACAACTGCATCAGAATTGAATGCATCAGCTATAATAACAGCTACCCAAAGTGGATATACAGCAAGAATGGTTTCTAAATATAGAACAGCAAGTCCTATTATAGCAGTAACTCCAAGTGATAGAGTTGCTAGAGGATTAGCTTTGAACTGGGGAGTATTCCCAATATGTGCACAAAAAATGAATTCTACAGATGAACTAATAGAGAAGTCTGTAGAAATGTCTCTAAAAACTGGATACGTTAAAAAGGGAGACTTAGTTGTTATAGCAGCAGGTATACCTGTAAGTTATTCAGGAACTACAAATATGCTTAAGGTTCATATAGTTGGAGATATATTAGTTCAAGGTAGAGGTGCAGGTACTAAACCAGGTTATGGTAATGTAAAAATAGTTAAATCAGCTAAAGAAGCAGATGAAATTATTGAAAAAGGTGATATTCTTGTTGTAAAGAGCTTAGATAGAGAGTATATATCTGTACTTAATAGAGTTGCTGGTGTAATAGGAGAAGAAGGTGGATTGACTTCACATCTAGCTATAGAATGTATATCAAGTGAAATACCTATTATATGTAATGCAGGTGGTGCAACTGAAGTATTAAAAACAGGAGCTTTTATTACAATGGATGTTGTAAGAGGAATTGTTTATAATGGAAGAACTAATGTAATGTAA